A stretch of Longimicrobium terrae DNA encodes these proteins:
- a CDS encoding S8 family peptidase, translating to MKPIRPFLVAVAVAATAPGVQAQAAPDSAPRNWQLLDARANNVPGISAERAYRELLQNRPVRDTIIVAIIDSGVEVDHPDLASVIWTNRREVAGNGVDDDRNGYVDDVHGWSFLGGANGQNITVETLEVTRQYARLRARFQGANADTLRGAARADYELWQRVAADFEARRTEQTGLLTEYGQYVNILAQAERVLRDALKTDSLTLEAVRAYTPATTQERAAREAYISFVGQGYPLARLREGVAELKETVEFSLNPDFNPRGIVGDDPANGTQRNYGNNDYEGPDAGHGTHVAGIVAARRGNGVGIDGVAPAVRIMAVRAVPNGDERDKDVANAIRYAVDNGARVINMSFGKSYSPEKSLVDDAVRYAESKNVLLVHAAGNENEDTSEHPSFPTPIYTQGGQRASNWIEVGASSWKGGRNLAAEFSNYDQALVDVFAPGVDVLSTVTDGGYERNSGTSMASPVVAGLAATLLSYFPELTAAQVRQIIMESSTRYPGLVVQQPGSETATVPFAQLSSTGGVVNLYAAVQMAERMVRR from the coding sequence CCGCGCCAACAACGTTCCCGGCATCAGCGCCGAGCGCGCGTACCGCGAACTGCTGCAGAACCGCCCGGTGCGCGACACCATCATCGTGGCCATCATCGACAGCGGCGTGGAGGTCGATCACCCGGACTTGGCCAGCGTGATCTGGACCAACCGCCGCGAGGTCGCCGGCAACGGCGTGGACGACGACCGCAACGGCTACGTGGATGATGTGCACGGCTGGAGCTTTCTGGGCGGCGCCAACGGGCAGAACATCACCGTAGAAACGCTGGAAGTCACGCGCCAGTACGCCCGGCTCCGGGCGCGCTTCCAGGGCGCCAACGCCGACACGCTGCGCGGCGCCGCCCGCGCCGACTACGAACTCTGGCAGCGCGTGGCCGCCGACTTCGAGGCCCGCCGCACGGAACAGACCGGGCTGCTGACCGAGTACGGCCAGTACGTGAACATCCTGGCGCAGGCCGAACGCGTGCTGCGCGACGCGCTGAAGACGGATTCGCTGACGCTGGAAGCCGTTCGCGCGTACACGCCGGCGACCACGCAGGAGCGCGCCGCCCGCGAGGCGTACATCAGCTTCGTGGGGCAGGGCTATCCGCTGGCCAGGCTGCGGGAGGGTGTGGCGGAACTCAAGGAGACGGTGGAGTTCTCGCTGAACCCCGACTTCAACCCGCGCGGCATCGTGGGCGACGATCCGGCCAACGGCACGCAGCGCAACTACGGCAACAACGACTACGAGGGGCCCGACGCGGGCCACGGAACGCACGTGGCCGGCATCGTGGCGGCGCGGCGCGGCAACGGCGTGGGCATCGACGGCGTAGCGCCGGCGGTGCGCATCATGGCGGTGCGCGCGGTGCCCAACGGCGACGAGCGCGACAAGGACGTGGCCAACGCCATCCGCTACGCGGTGGACAACGGCGCGCGCGTCATCAACATGAGCTTCGGCAAGAGCTACTCGCCCGAAAAGAGCCTGGTGGACGACGCCGTGCGCTACGCCGAAAGCAAGAACGTGCTGCTGGTGCACGCGGCGGGCAACGAAAACGAGGACACCAGCGAGCACCCCAGCTTTCCCACGCCCATCTACACGCAGGGCGGGCAGCGCGCGTCCAACTGGATCGAGGTGGGCGCGTCGTCGTGGAAGGGCGGCCGCAACCTGGCCGCGGAGTTCAGCAACTACGACCAGGCGCTGGTGGACGTGTTCGCGCCCGGCGTGGACGTGCTTTCGACGGTGACGGACGGCGGCTACGAGCGCAACAGCGGAACCAGCATGGCCAGCCCCGTGGTAGCCGGCCTGGCGGCGACGCTGCTCTCGTATTTTCCGGAGCTGACCGCGGCGCAGGTGCGGCAGATCATCATGGAGTCGTCCACGCGCTACCCGGGGCTGGTGGTGCAGCAGCCGGGGAGCGAAACGGCCACGGTCCCCTTCGCCCAGCTTTCGTCCACGGGCGGCGTGGTGAACCTGTACGCCGCCGTGCAGATGGCGGAGCGCATGGTCCGGCGGTA